The genome window TCGTCATAGGGTTTGACAATAAAATTATCAGCCCCGCATTCAAGACCGCTGATAACGTCTGCCGGATCAGAAAGAGAAGTCAGCAGGATAACAGGAGTGTGACCAATATCAGGGGCATCCTTTATATGCCGGCATAACTCAAAACCGTTCATCCCAGGCATCACGATATCACTGACAACAAGTTCGGGTTTTAATTCTTTCGCCTTTGACAGCCCCTCGGCGCCGTCTTTTGCAACAGATACTGTATAGCCTTCCTTGTCAAGGATTCGCCTCAGCGCCTCTGCCTGAATGGCGCTGTCTTCAACAATTAAAATTCTTGTCCCCGAATTATTCATGTCTCCTTTCCCTCCAAAATTTGCAATACAAAATTCAAGATCATCGGCCCTATCTCATCCAGCGGAACGATATATCCGGCGGCATCCAATTCTATGGCCTGTTTGGGCATGCCGAACACAATACTGCTTGCCTCATCCTGCGCAATAGTAATTCCACCTGCCTGCTTAATATCCAGTAAGCCTTCCGCCCCGTCCTTTCCCATTCCTGTCAACAGGACCCCGACAACGGAATCCCCATAGTATTTGGCCACGGCTTTCATGGTTACGGTAACGGACGGACGATGGCCGTCAAAAGACGGCTCAGATGTTAAGACAAACCTGCCCGTTCCGTCAATCTTCAGGTGTGTCTCTTCCTGGGGAAAATAAATAGTTCCAGGTTGGGGGACCGCACTTGCTTTTGCTATCTCGACGTTCATTCTGCATTGGGATGAAAGCCAGTCAACAAGACCCTGCTGGAAACCCTCGCTGATATGTTGAATACAGATTATCGGCAAAGGGAAATCAGATGGCAGGTTAGTCAGTATTGTCTGAAGCGCCTGCGGTCCTCCTGTTGAGGCGCCTATTACGATGATACGGACCGTAGTGTTCGGGAGCCTTATTTTAGTTGCCGCTTCCGTACCCGACGCCCGGATTCCTGATTCGGAATCACGCCTGGTCCTCCTGAATACGCGGACCCCTGAAAGTATCCTGATCTTTTGGATCAACTCAGGGGCAAGTGTCTCATAGTCAAATTCAAAACTTGCCCGCGGCTTTAGAAATATATCAACAGCGCCAGCTTCGAGAACTTTGAAGGCATTTATAGAGCCTTCCTGCCCGGAAATGCTCACCAGAAGTATCGGCAGGGGATGCCTTGCCATGACCTCTTTTGTAAATTCAAGGCCGTCCATCACAGGCATATGAAGGTCCGTGCAAATTACATTGGGGGTTACCTCAGGAATGAGACGCAAGGCTTCCATGCCGTTTTGGGCTGTTCCTACAACCGTTATCTCCGAAGACTTCGACAGCATCCTTTTAAGTATTGTGATGGCAATAGGAGAATCGTCTACAAGAAGTACCTTAATCATATTAACCTTCGAAGTGTATCAAGCAATACCTTCTGATCAAAAGAAGGCTTTGTTATATATGCGTTTGCGCCTGCCTCCAGACCTCTTTGTTTGTCCTCTTCCGAGGCCAGAGATGTGACAAGAACAACCGGCATTTCTTTGTATTTTTTTTTCTGACGTATTTTTTCCGTAAGCTCCAGCCCTGACATATTCGGCATCATGATATCAGATACCACTGCATCAAAAGGATGACCTCCCAGTTTATTGAACGCATCAAGTCCATCGACGGCAACTGTAACCTCATATCCCGCGCCTTCAAGGATGCGTTTCATTTGAGTTCTCACGGTAATGCTGTCTTCGGCCACGAGAATGCTTTTCCTGGTTTCCGTCTCTGCTCCAGGCTTCTCTTGCGCAGTCGGGGCCCCCTTCTTTTTTGCGGACTTTATCAGGTCAAAAGGGTTTAAAATCATGCAGACCTCTCCTGTGCCCAGAATTGACGAGCCTGAGATATTCCGTGCCCGCTTCAATATGCTGCTGTATTGTTTAAGCACTACTTCCTGCTCGTCAAGGAGTTCCTCGACAAAAAGACCGAGCTTATCATCTCCGGCGGAGATAATAATGCATGGAATGGTTTCCGAATGTGGAGTGCGGGATGCCGCCTGCGGAATATGCGCCTTTGCTCCCTTAAATTCAAGAAGGTCGGAAAGATCGGCGACAGGGACAGGTAATTTGTCGAACACTATTGTCCTGCGTCCTTCGACGGTAAATACATCTTTGCGCTTTATCAGGCAGGTCGTCTGAATATGCTCAACGGGAAGGGCATATTTCATATTGTCGACCGTCACGATCATTACCCTTGAGGTTGCAAGGGTCAGGGGGAGTTTAATTCTGATGGTGCAGCCCCTGTCAGGTAAAGATTCAACATGGATTGTCCCTTTAAGACGTTCCACATTTGTCCTTACAACATCAAGTCCGACGCCCCTACCGGAGATATCAGATACAAAAGTGCTTGTTGAAAACCCTGAAACAAATATCAAAGACTGAATCTGTGAAGGAGGCATTGCAGCAAACTCCGTTTCATTCACCATTTTTCTTTTCAAGGCAACTCTTTTGATCGCCTCTATTTCAAGCCCCTGCCCGTCGTCGCTCACCTCAATTACTACGTTGGCGGGAGTCTGATAAGCTTTCAACGTGATTGTGCCAATGCGCGGCTTATTTTTTCGCGCCCGTTCATCGGGCATCTCAATGCCATGGTCAACGGCATTTCTTACCATATGCATCAGAGGGTCTTTCATTTCCTCTATAATACGCTTGTCCGCGGCTGTCTCCCCGCCTTCAATAACAAGTTGGATCTCCTTTGCCTTTTCTTTTGCCAGGTCCCTGACCGTCCTCTGAAACAGATTGAATATTGTTGACAGAGGCAAAAGCCGAATCCGGCTGATGCTGTCTTCAAGTTCAGCAGCAATAAAGCCAAGTCTTGAGCTGTCATCGTACAAGACATTTTTTAATGTATTGAGTTGGATCCCGAATTTTTCAAGTTTTGGCTTATCTTCCATCTCCGCTTTCGGAAGTGTCCTGGATATATCTTCCCAGAGAGTCATGACATCCTTAATATCCTCAAGCCTCTGTGCAATCCTGAGCTTTGTTACGTTTAATTCACCGGTCTGCGACATTAATTTATCAAGTTTATTTGTCTCAACACGTATTGTATCTATACGAAAATCCCCTAAGATCGTTTCCTTTATCTCTGTATGCTGTGCAGAAGCTTCAAATGCGGAGTTATCCTCTTCTATCACGAAACTCTGTATCCGGTTATCCATGCTAATTTTAAGCTGCTCAAGCACATGAGAAACAATGACACCGGAGGGTTCCTCCGTGACAGCTTCTCTTACAAGATTCCGTAGCGGATCAAGCCCTTTAAATAATCGGCCAATGACTTCTGACGACAGGGGGGCAGAACTCTTTCTTGCAGAACCGAGAATATCTTCAATGTGATGAGATATTGTCTCAATGCCTGTCAGCCCGAGCATGCGGGCAGCGCCTTTAAGGCTGTGCGCCTCACGAAATACCTCTTCAAGTACTGCCGCGTTACCCGGCTCTTTTTCAAGGCGCAGAAAACCTTCCTCAAGCCGCTGGATATGTTCAGCGCTTTCAATCTTAAACATATTTCTCAGTTCATTATCTTCTATCATCTGAGTTTCCTATCTCGTTTAACACAATCACAATATCTGCTTCAGATTTCCAGCTGCACTGTTCAGTTGTTCAATACCTGTCTTTGTCTGGACTATACCAGCGGCTGTCTCTCTTGCGCCCGTATTCAGACCGTTCATGGCCTCCACAACCTGACCTATGGCAGTTGCCTGCTGCTTTGCGTTCAGCAGCACCTGCTGTGCGTTCTCATAAACCTTGTTTGCCGCTTCGGACAGGGAATTAAATAACTCGCCAACATTCCCGACAGACCCTGTCACCTCTTCCACCACCTTTGTCCCTTCCTCTGTCCTGAGTATCGTTGCATTGGTCGCCTTTTGTATATCAGAAATAACGGCATTTGACTGCTCTGCTGATTTCTTGCTCTCATTGGCAAGTTTCCTAATCTCACCGGCAACAACCGCAAAGCCCTTGCCATGCTCGCCGGCACGCGCTGCCTCGACCGCCGCATTAAGCGCAAGCATGTTTATCTCGCTTGAAAGGTCCTTGACCATATTGGCAAGACTCCCTATCTGGACGGTCTGCTCTCCTAATTTAAGTGTCTGGTCGGCAATCATGCCTACCTTGTTCCCAAGGCTGTTCATACCGTCAATTGCCTGCTTGACTATGATTGTCCCTTCACCTGTGGCTTTTAACGCCTGCTGTGCAACCTCTGCTGCGGCAGAGGCCTGTTCAGAGGTCTGCCTTGAGGATGCGCCCAGCTCCTGAATGGTTGTTGTCGTCTCATTTACCATTGAAGCCTGTTGAGAGGCAGTCCGTTCATGCTGGTTTACCGTCGCGGCTATCTCAGTAGAGGTGGAAGACATGGCATTGATTGCGCCGCTGATATGCTTTGTGATGCCGTTGGTAATTAAAAGACCAATGCTGACCGAAAAAGCAAGAGACAATAATATGCCAATCATCAGTGAAGGGCCTATCTTTCCCAGCGCGCTGTCTTCTTCTTTTGTCCAAGTCTCAAGAAACCCCTCCTGGTTCTTTTCGAATTCATTGGCCATAGCTTCGATTTCTCTTTCCAGTTTTAATGATCCGCTTTTCCGGTAATGTTCAATTGCCTTGTCATACCCTTCTTTATCAACAAGCGACATTTCTTCATTGATACCTTCTTCCATCTTCCTGGTTTTTTCTATTATTCTGCCGAGCAATTCCTTCTGTTTTTCATTCTTGATAAGCAGGCTAATGGCTTGAATTGTCTTTTCAAGTTCCTTTCTATATTCATTATAGTTATCGCGTGATTCGTTGTTATTTTTAAGGAGGAGAAATCCTCTTGCTGACCGCTGCATTTTTGTTACATATAAAGACAGCTCATTTGACTTAACAGAGATGACATTACCGTTTTCAGCTTGTTCATGTGCCTTTTCATAAGACCTTAAACTTACATAAACTGCCAACGCGAGAAGGATAAGCAAAAACAAAGGGACTGAATACCCAAGCAAAATACGGAATCTGATCTTTTGATTCTTGAACATTTTATGCCTCCTATTTCCATTCCGGAATCATTACACTTCTTCGTTAACTATTAACCCGTCCCATGCCAGGATTTTCTTCAAGTCAAGCAGTGCCAGCATCCTGCCGCCGTAAGGTGCAGTGCCTTTGACAAATTTCTCGCTGAGCGGACTTATGGAGGAAGGGACCTCAACAATATCCAACTCTCTAAGATTTATAACATCAAGAATATCATCAACGAGAATCCCGACAGGGAATTCCCCAGTATCGGCAACAATGACCTTTGTTGATTCACTGATATTGCCTACCTGCATATTCAGCAGGCCCCGTATATCAACAACAGTCAGGACATTGCCACGTAAGTTCATGTTGCCTGCAATATGTTCAGGACAACATGGCACCGGGGTAAAATTGTGAATCTTTGAAAACTCCCGCACTGATTCAAGCTCCACGCACAGGTATTCATTGTTTAAACTGATAACAGCCACAGATATTAATTTGGCGGAATCTTCACTATCAAATACCTGTTGCAGATTAACTGCCCTGTTATGAAAGATTTCCTTTTCTCTCTGGTCTGCCTCAGGGCAGAAATAGCTGATTGCGGATTGAGGAATGATTTCAGTTCCCCCGATCTCTGGTTCTTTAATCTCGAATTCGAAGTCGAGAATTATCCGGGGATTTAAAATCATGATAATGCCCTCTCCGGCCTTTGCTTCACCGCTTACAAAATGCGGATGCGGTTCTATTTCTCTTCCTTCAAAGGGCGGCAGTTCAATATCTTCTTCCGGAATATCCATGACATCCAGCACTTCATTGACGATTATTCCCAATGTGTCTATTTTTGATTTTGGATTTTGAATTTTGGACGGAATTTGGTCTGTTGCTTTTGATTGTGAATTCAAAATCCCGGACCCAAAATCCAAAACACTAAGCACTATCACCCTGTCTAAATAACCATATTTTCGCGGGGCATGTCCGAAACGGAGGTTTAAATCCATTATTGGCACGATCTTGCCGCGCATATTAACAACGCCCGCGATAAAGGAAGGACACTCCTCGATCAGAGCCAACTCGGGAAGCCAGATTATCTCCCTGACCACTTTTGTATCAACCGCAAGAAGCAGTCCGTGCAAATTGAATGTAAGGAAAGATTGATTAGTCATCGTCTGCCTTTCTCCGCTGGACCTGTCGGCGCTAAATCATCTCTTGACCCTGTCAGATACTCGACATATTTCAGCAATTCTTCGGCTGTCATATCATAGGGCTTTACAGGCGCCTGAGCAGGTAAAGTCGTAAGAAGTTCAATCGCCGTGGAACGGACTTTTTTCGCGCGCGCAAGATCCTTTTCCTTCTCATAAAGTCCTCCGAGTTCGCAATAGGCGGCAATAAAAGCAGGATTCAGATATATTGCTTTTCTGAATAATTTTTTTGCCTCTTCGTCGTTTCCTTTTATCTCCGCAATATGGGCAAGCAGGAAATACGGGTCCGCTGAATCCGCATTGAGCGTTATGACTTCTCGACAGGCGCTTTCCGCTTTTTCATAAGCGCCTGAATTCGCATATGCAATGGCCATAAAGTTATACATATCATAATTTTCTCTATTCTGCTTTAGAAAGCTTTCGGCCTTATCAATCGCCTCGGCATATCGCCCTTTTCTTATGAGCTCTTCTATTTCTGGTTTTGGGTCCAGCGGTTTTATTTTACTTTTATCCGGGAAAGGCAAGAAGCGTTTTGCGACCGGTTTCTCCCTGATTTTTAAGCCTTTTTTCTTTATTGAGCCTTCCATTAAGCGGGTGTTTTCAGGAGTTTGAACTTTCAACTCTACTGTTTTCTTGTATATCACGGCCTCCGGGTACATAATCTGGTGCAGGTCCGTAAGATCATGTCCATACAATTCTCCATGCCCGGTTATGAGATATCCTTCATCGTTTAATGTATTAATGAATTTATTGAAAACCGATGATACAGTCTCTTTCTTGAAATATATAAAGACATTGCGGCAGATGATGATGTCCATGTTGCAAATTTCAGGGTTTTGGGAAAAAAAGTTGTCCTCCATCAGATTTCCATATTGAAAGGTCACCATCTCTTTGATCTTTCCGTCAATCTCCCAATCATCCTTATGTCTTTTGAAATATTTTCTCTTTATGTCTTCATCCACCATACGAAATGACCAATCTGAATATATACCGCGACCCGCCTTTTTCAGGGATTCTTCGTTGATGTCCGTTCCAAAGATGACGATATCCCATCCTTTCAGGTCAGGTAAAAGCATATCAAGAAGAATGGCGATGGAATATGGTTCCTCACCTGTTGAGCAGCCTGCGCTCCAGATGCGGAACGCTCGCTTCCTCCGCTTGTTTATCAACTCGGGCAGGATAGTATTTTGTAATAAAAAGAAAATTCCTTTGTCCCTGAAAAAATAGGACTCGCCTGTTGTGATCAGCAGTACAAGCGCTTTCCATTCCCTTTTACTTTCTCCGGTATCTGATTCAAGAAAGTTTAAATATCCCGCTGGCTCGTCAATATTTAAACTCTTCATTCGGGCATTTAGTGTCCTATGAAATGATTCATTGTCCGCTTGACGGATGCACAGGCCGATACGGCTTTCAACAAGCTTTCTAGAGCGTTCGAGTACGTTATCTTCGATTTGTCTCATTAAAGCTCAATCCCCTATCTGTCATGAAAAACGTCTTACAGAGCACCTGCCTTGAGCAGGATTTCTTCTCGATGGACCTCGGAGTTGCTCACCTCTAAAGCTTTAGCGGACATGGTGTGCCTCCGTACAATGATTCTTGATGCTTAAAAACACTGCTGCTCCATAGCGTCTATGCTCATGATACGCGCGTAGCCGTCTGCTGCATAGGCCGAGTTGAATTCAGTGATCAGAATTCCATCCGCATCGCTCTGAAAACTGCGCTGCATACGAGCCTCAATCATACGCTTGATTAGAATTAAATATGGATGGATGGATGGATGGATGGATGTTCAAATACTATGCCAGTGTTCATCACTATTCTCCCTGCCATTTCATTTACAATAGAGGTTTCGAAAAGAAGTTGGGCAACCAAATGAATGCTGCGATGCAGAATGTTACATATCTGCACAATCTCGTTATTATCCCACTTTTTTTTGTGTTCATTGACAGTGTAGCATAAAAAAAGGAACTACGAGGATAATTGGCGGAAAAGAGCATAGAGCGATCTGGCCGCATCCATTGATAGATGGATTCTAAACCCCAGAAGAGCACATATAACCGCTTCTCCTCAATGAGCTTGTTCTACCCGAAAGATGATAGCTGCTTACGAACATGATGGATAAAAAGCCTATGGGCGGCTAAGCACGATTGATAACTTTGTTGCAAATGGTCACAAAGTCCAGAAAAGAGATAGGTTATCGTCGATGTACGCGACAACGATAAAAGGAAAGGCCCAGGTTGCCCCAGGGCCTCGCGTTTTTTAAAATCTATGACAGCGGCTTTACTCGCCGGACGAGCCGGGACCGCAGTTTTACTGCGGAGGCTATTGACAAGAGACGTACAATCGTGTAAATTATGTACGTCAGGAGGTGAACAATATGGCAACGAAACTTACCCTGCGGCTCGACGAGGGCGTCATTCGGAACGCGAAGCGCGCCGCCCGTGTCCGGGGCGTCAGCCTGTCCAAAATGGTAACCGGTTACTTCCAGGCCATCTCCGAAGAAAAGAAGGGGCAAACCGAAGCAACGCCCGTTCTCGCGGAAATTTCGGGCGTGCTCAGTCCGAAGACCGATGCGAAAAAACTTATCGCAGGCTACCGGAAGCACATCGAGGAGAAATACCGGTGAAAACCGTTTTGTGCGACATCAACTTCATTCTGGATATCTTTCTCAAGCGAAAACCCTTCTATTCCCCCGCTGCGCGGCTATTCACTATGATCGAGGCGAAGCAGCTAAAAGGATATCTGTGCTCGAACAGCTTCCCTACTCTCTTTTATATACTGGCTAAGGAACTCAAGCGGGACAAGGCAATGAAGGTATTGGAAAAGGTCCGGATCGTGTTCCGTGTGGCCACCGTGGATGAAAAAGTAATCGACCTGTCACTTGCGTCCGATTTCCGGGATTTCGAGGATGCAGTACAGTATTATTCCGCTGTCAGCGCGAAGGCAGACTGCCTCATTACCAGAAACAAAACCGATTATGTAACCGACGACCTTTCGATCATGACCCCTGAAGAATTTCTTGCAGCAATCGCAGCATAGTTGCCAAAAGAGCAAGTCCAACATTATTGGCCTGGCACCAATCTCGCTAAGAAGCTGACAGGGCTCAGGTTGATCAATCCTTCCGAGTACCGAGTAGACGATCTGATTCCAACGTTGCCGACACCTTAAACAAAAAACCTTGCATGTTCATCATGCAAGGCTTTGTTTTTCTCTGTGAATGAAAATTTGGTGGACGAGAAGGGGATCGAACCCTCGACCCTTCGTTTATTTCACTTATTTTTCATGGCGTTGAAATCGACTACATTCGATTTGTGTACCTCTTGTGTACCATCGACGATATCACAGAGCTGTAAAACATCCAGAGAAGCATAGCGCTGAGTCGATGATAACGAGCTGTGTCCGAGCGCTGCGCCTATTTTTGAGAGCTCAATCCCCGAGGTCCTGGCCTGCGATGCTATGCTATGCCGTGATGCGTTGTAGAGGCTTATAGGTGGAATCTCAGCCTTTATCCGTGCGGCATGCCAGAGCCTTTCAAGCCTGCCGATCGTGTAGGTTTCCCCGATCTTGTTCGTGAACGCGAAGGCCTCCGGCAATTTGTCCTTGAGCCCGGCGGGATTGAAATGTCGGGATAGCGGCAGATAGTACGGCTTCTTGTTCTTCCGGCTCCTGAGTTCTTCCCCACTCCAAGCCCGGCAGATCAGCACCGTCCCCTGCTCCCGGTTGAAGTCCTTCACCTTCAAGGCCCGCGCCTCAGAGATCCTCACAGGATGATAGAACAGAAACTCGAAGATAGGCCGATGATGGGTGTTGATGAAAGCGAGCGCCTTGAGCTGGCTTTTCTTGGTGATCCACTTGATCGGTTGCTCAGGCGGAGACACCACAGGGAATTGCGGCATCCTCAAGAGGTTCTCGCGACGGAACATCCAATAGCAGAAGTTCTTGAGCATGATCAGTATGTTCTTTTTCGTCTTGAGAGACAGGGTCTTTGGCAAACCATTAAGGAAGTCCTCGATGTGATGGGTA of Nitrospirota bacterium contains these proteins:
- the cheB gene encoding chemotaxis-specific protein-glutamate methyltransferase CheB, which encodes MIKVLLVDDSPIAITILKRMLSKSSEITVVGTAQNGMEALRLIPEVTPNVICTDLHMPVMDGLEFTKEVMARHPLPILLVSISGQEGSINAFKVLEAGAVDIFLKPRASFEFDYETLAPELIQKIRILSGVRVFRRTRRDSESGIRASGTEAATKIRLPNTTVRIIVIGASTGGPQALQTILTNLPSDFPLPIICIQHISEGFQQGLVDWLSSQCRMNVEIAKASAVPQPGTIYFPQEETHLKIDGTGRFVLTSEPSFDGHRPSVTVTMKAVAKYYGDSVVGVLLTGMGKDGAEGLLDIKQAGGITIAQDEASSIVFGMPKQAIELDAAGYIVPLDEIGPMILNFVLQILEGKET
- a CDS encoding hybrid sensor histidine kinase/response regulator, producing MIEDNELRNMFKIESAEHIQRLEEGFLRLEKEPGNAAVLEEVFREAHSLKGAARMLGLTGIETISHHIEDILGSARKSSAPLSSEVIGRLFKGLDPLRNLVREAVTEEPSGVIVSHVLEQLKISMDNRIQSFVIEEDNSAFEASAQHTEIKETILGDFRIDTIRVETNKLDKLMSQTGELNVTKLRIAQRLEDIKDVMTLWEDISRTLPKAEMEDKPKLEKFGIQLNTLKNVLYDDSSRLGFIAAELEDSISRIRLLPLSTIFNLFQRTVRDLAKEKAKEIQLVIEGGETAADKRIIEEMKDPLMHMVRNAVDHGIEMPDERARKNKPRIGTITLKAYQTPANVVIEVSDDGQGLEIEAIKRVALKRKMVNETEFAAMPPSQIQSLIFVSGFSTSTFVSDISGRGVGLDVVRTNVERLKGTIHVESLPDRGCTIRIKLPLTLATSRVMIVTVDNMKYALPVEHIQTTCLIKRKDVFTVEGRRTIVFDKLPVPVADLSDLLEFKGAKAHIPQAASRTPHSETIPCIIISAGDDKLGLFVEELLDEQEVVLKQYSSILKRARNISGSSILGTGEVCMILNPFDLIKSAKKKGAPTAQEKPGAETETRKSILVAEDSITVRTQMKRILEGAGYEVTVAVDGLDAFNKLGGHPFDAVVSDIMMPNMSGLELTEKIRQKKKYKEMPVVLVTSLASEEDKQRGLEAGANAYITKPSFDQKVLLDTLRRLI
- a CDS encoding methyl-accepting chemotaxis protein, which produces MFKNQKIRFRILLGYSVPLFLLILLALAVYVSLRSYEKAHEQAENGNVISVKSNELSLYVTKMQRSARGFLLLKNNNESRDNYNEYRKELEKTIQAISLLIKNEKQKELLGRIIEKTRKMEEGINEEMSLVDKEGYDKAIEHYRKSGSLKLEREIEAMANEFEKNQEGFLETWTKEEDSALGKIGPSLMIGILLSLAFSVSIGLLITNGITKHISGAINAMSSTSTEIAATVNQHERTASQQASMVNETTTTIQELGASSRQTSEQASAAAEVAQQALKATGEGTIIVKQAIDGMNSLGNKVGMIADQTLKLGEQTVQIGSLANMVKDLSSEINMLALNAAVEAARAGEHGKGFAVVAGEIRKLANESKKSAEQSNAVISDIQKATNATILRTEEGTKVVEEVTGSVGNVGELFNSLSEAANKVYENAQQVLLNAKQQATAIGQVVEAMNGLNTGARETAAGIVQTKTGIEQLNSAAGNLKQIL
- a CDS encoding chemotaxis protein CheW, which translates into the protein MTNQSFLTFNLHGLLLAVDTKVVREIIWLPELALIEECPSFIAGVVNMRGKIVPIMDLNLRFGHAPRKYGYLDRVIVLSVLDFGSGILNSQSKATDQIPSKIQNPKSKIDTLGIIVNEVLDVMDIPEEDIELPPFEGREIEPHPHFVSGEAKAGEGIIMILNPRIILDFEFEIKEPEIGGTEIIPQSAISYFCPEADQREKEIFHNRAVNLQQVFDSEDSAKLISVAVISLNNEYLCVELESVREFSKIHNFTPVPCCPEHIAGNMNLRGNVLTVVDIRGLLNMQVGNISESTKVIVADTGEFPVGILVDDILDVINLRELDIVEVPSSISPLSEKFVKGTAPYGGRMLALLDLKKILAWDGLIVNEEV
- a CDS encoding tetratricopeptide repeat protein, with the translated sequence MRQIEDNVLERSRKLVESRIGLCIRQADNESFHRTLNARMKSLNIDEPAGYLNFLESDTGESKREWKALVLLITTGESYFFRDKGIFFLLQNTILPELINKRRKRAFRIWSAGCSTGEEPYSIAILLDMLLPDLKGWDIVIFGTDINEESLKKAGRGIYSDWSFRMVDEDIKRKYFKRHKDDWEIDGKIKEMVTFQYGNLMEDNFFSQNPEICNMDIIICRNVFIYFKKETVSSVFNKFINTLNDEGYLITGHGELYGHDLTDLHQIMYPEAVIYKKTVELKVQTPENTRLMEGSIKKKGLKIREKPVAKRFLPFPDKSKIKPLDPKPEIEELIRKGRYAEAIDKAESFLKQNRENYDMYNFMAIAYANSGAYEKAESACREVITLNADSADPYFLLAHIAEIKGNDEEAKKLFRKAIYLNPAFIAAYCELGGLYEKEKDLARAKKVRSTAIELLTTLPAQAPVKPYDMTAEELLKYVEYLTGSRDDLAPTGPAEKGRR
- a CDS encoding DUF6364 family protein, with amino-acid sequence MATKLTLRLDEGVIRNAKRAARVRGVSLSKMVTGYFQAISEEKKGQTEATPVLAEISGVLSPKTDAKKLIAGYRKHIEEKYR
- a CDS encoding PIN domain-containing protein, with amino-acid sequence MKTVLCDINFILDIFLKRKPFYSPAARLFTMIEAKQLKGYLCSNSFPTLFYILAKELKRDKAMKVLEKVRIVFRVATVDEKVIDLSLASDFRDFEDAVQYYSAVSAKADCLITRNKTDYVTDDLSIMTPEEFLAAIAA
- a CDS encoding tyrosine-type recombinase/integrase; the encoded protein is MAGKVRTREKCGKCGGAFKVAEEADIYCPVCNTRPETFFIWLYWQGTKYRISRDREEHILDSYRRAHRLLENIRTDIDSKIFSPFDYIPKEMEQFRGHRLLEKWLQGKEAQGLAPTHLKSTRAMIEKYFKPAFGQLDCRDIRTHHIEDFLNGLPKTLSLKTKKNILIMLKNFCYWMFRRENLLRMPQFPVVSPPEQPIKWITKKSQLKALAFINTHHRPIFEFLFYHPVRISEARALKVKDFNREQGTVLICRAWSGEELRSRKNKKPYYLPLSRHFNPAGLKDKLPEAFAFTNKIGETYTIGRLERLWHAARIKAEIPPISLYNASRHSIASQARTSGIELSKIGAALGHSSLSSTQRYASLDVLQLCDIVDGTQEVHKSNVVDFNAMKNK